Proteins encoded within one genomic window of Brachybacterium muris:
- a CDS encoding MFS transporter, with protein MLPAPARTATTRHDRPGARWWALAVLMLPVLLVAVDNTVLAFALPAISEALAPTGQQLLWIVDVYPLVLAGLLVPMGSFGDRIGRRRMLLIGGTGFTVISALAAFSPDATTLIAARALMGFFGAMLMPATLSLIRNIFTDATERRTAIAIWAAGFSGGAALGPIVGGFLLEHFAWGSVFLLAVPVMLPLLILGPILIPESKDPAPGPVDPVSVLLALSTMTPLVYAIKTFATSGATPMAITAATVSVLSGIAFVRRQLRRPEPMLDVTLFTRPVFTGAVSANLLSVFSLVGFLYFISQHLQLVSGRSPMEAGLVLLPGLLVTIIAGLAVVRLVRHVSPATIVTGGLLLNAVAFTIAAVTGSWGSDLMLLIAFALLGAGVGGAETISNDLILSAVPAEKAGAASAISETAYETGAVLGTAVLGSLLNAAYRSRVQLPTGLSPAQEAAASETLGGATAVAAGLPEQIAGPMLDSARHAFDSGVVITSGIGAALMVLAAIIARRTLRGAA; from the coding sequence GGCCCTCGCCCCCACCGGCCAGCAGCTGCTGTGGATCGTGGACGTGTACCCGCTGGTCCTCGCAGGGCTCCTGGTCCCGATGGGCAGCTTCGGTGACCGCATCGGCCGCCGGCGCATGCTGCTGATCGGTGGCACCGGCTTCACCGTGATCTCCGCGCTCGCCGCGTTCTCACCGGACGCCACCACCCTCATCGCCGCCCGCGCCCTGATGGGCTTCTTCGGCGCGATGCTGATGCCCGCCACCCTCTCCCTGATCCGCAACATCTTCACCGACGCCACCGAGCGCCGCACCGCTATCGCCATCTGGGCGGCCGGGTTCTCCGGCGGCGCGGCCCTGGGCCCCATCGTGGGCGGATTCCTGCTGGAGCACTTCGCCTGGGGCTCCGTGTTCCTGCTGGCCGTACCGGTGATGCTGCCGCTGCTGATCCTGGGCCCGATCCTGATCCCCGAGTCCAAGGACCCCGCCCCCGGCCCCGTGGACCCGGTCAGTGTGCTGTTGGCCCTTTCCACCATGACCCCGCTGGTGTATGCGATCAAGACCTTCGCCACTTCCGGCGCCACCCCCATGGCGATCACCGCCGCGACCGTGTCTGTCCTGTCAGGCATCGCCTTCGTTCGCCGACAGCTGCGCCGCCCCGAGCCGATGCTGGACGTCACCCTGTTCACCCGGCCCGTGTTCACCGGCGCCGTCTCCGCGAACCTGCTCAGCGTGTTCTCCCTGGTGGGCTTCCTGTACTTCATCTCCCAGCACCTGCAGCTGGTCTCGGGGCGCAGCCCCATGGAGGCCGGCCTGGTGCTGCTGCCCGGACTGCTGGTCACGATCATCGCCGGCCTCGCGGTGGTGCGCCTGGTGCGGCACGTCTCCCCGGCCACCATCGTCACCGGGGGCCTGCTGCTGAACGCGGTGGCCTTCACCATCGCCGCCGTCACCGGCTCCTGGGGCTCGGACCTGATGCTGCTGATCGCCTTCGCCCTGCTGGGCGCCGGCGTGGGCGGAGCCGAGACCATCAGCAACGACCTGATCCTCTCCGCGGTACCCGCCGAGAAGGCCGGCGCCGCCTCGGCCATCTCCGAGACCGCCTACGAGACCGGTGCCGTGCTGGGCACCGCCGTGCTGGGCAGTCTGCTGAACGCCGCCTACCGCAGCCGCGTACAGCTGCCCACCGGCCTCTCGCCTGCGCAGGAGGCCGCCGCCTCGGAGACCCTGGGCGGCGCGACGGCCGTGGCCGCGGGCCTGCCCGAGCAGATCGCCGGGCCGATGCTGGACAGCGCCCGCCACGCCTTCGACTCCGGCGTGGTGATCACCAGCGGCATTGGCGCAGCACTCATGGTGCTCGCCGCGATCATCGCCCGCCGTACCCTGCGCGGGGCGGCCTGA